A DNA window from Anaerocolumna sp. AGMB13020 contains the following coding sequences:
- a CDS encoding DUF885 domain-containing protein, producing the protein MKKRKKLFPFLITVLLLVSALTGCGKKDNAETTRAKFDSFTNDVFKAEVTQDTLTLNFSVANPKNYGIDSYPVTFGRYSIGEMKKSLITAENYLAALKKFEYSNLNTSQKLTYDILSSYWKLELNSGSYLLYNEVLGPTTGLQAQLPVLLAEYNFYTKDDIDIYLKLLPQITEYFEEICLFEQQKSKAGLFMSDTVADSILKQCQSFIEDPENNYLIDVFNDKIESYEGLTKAEIKSYKKENKEAVLKNVIPAYQLLIDTLEGLKGTGVNEGGLANLPKGKEYYRYLLASGTGTSRSPEELIKLLDDSITSNLTALNDLVDKDPKLYEEASTVSYPLSEPKEILEYLRSAIEKDFPVAPDVNFTVKYVHKSLEDYLSPAMYLVPAIDNYNNNVIYINNNPAYDHQQIFSTLAHEGYPGHLYQSVYFRNTNPLPLRSLLNFSGYAEGWATYVEFYSYHMAGFAEAASSYLDHSMAANMALYCRLDLGVNYEGWTVAQTASYLKQFGITDKSTAQVLFTTMVEEPALYPQYGVGYLEFMELRNTAEESLGSKFNIKDFHKFVLDIGPAQFKIINKYLEGWIKAQN; encoded by the coding sequence ATGAAAAAAAGAAAGAAGTTGTTTCCGTTTCTGATTACCGTACTATTACTGGTGTCAGCGTTAACAGGCTGCGGCAAAAAGGATAATGCGGAAACCACACGGGCCAAGTTCGACAGCTTTACCAATGATGTATTTAAGGCGGAAGTGACACAGGATACTTTAACCCTTAACTTCTCTGTTGCCAATCCCAAGAATTACGGTATAGATAGTTATCCTGTTACTTTTGGCCGCTATTCCATCGGCGAAATGAAGAAATCTCTCATCACTGCAGAAAATTATCTGGCTGCTCTTAAAAAGTTTGAGTACAGCAACTTAAATACCAGTCAGAAGCTAACTTATGATATATTATCCAGCTACTGGAAGTTAGAGCTTAACAGCGGATCCTACCTGCTATACAATGAGGTTTTGGGACCTACCACCGGTCTTCAGGCGCAGTTACCGGTATTGCTGGCCGAATACAATTTCTATACCAAGGATGACATTGACATTTACCTTAAGCTGCTGCCGCAAATTACGGAGTACTTTGAGGAAATTTGTCTCTTTGAACAGCAGAAATCAAAAGCCGGCCTGTTTATGAGTGACACCGTAGCCGACAGCATATTAAAACAATGCCAATCCTTTATTGAAGACCCTGAAAACAACTATCTGATAGACGTATTCAACGATAAGATTGAGAGCTATGAAGGACTTACAAAAGCTGAGATAAAATCCTACAAAAAAGAAAATAAGGAAGCTGTCCTTAAAAACGTAATACCTGCTTATCAGCTGCTAATTGATACTTTAGAAGGCTTAAAGGGAACAGGTGTAAACGAAGGGGGTCTTGCCAACCTGCCAAAGGGTAAGGAGTATTATCGTTATCTCCTGGCCTCCGGCACTGGAACCTCCCGCTCACCGGAGGAGCTCATCAAATTACTTGATGACTCCATAACCAGTAACCTGACTGCTCTTAACGATCTGGTAGACAAAGACCCAAAGCTCTATGAAGAAGCCTCCACCGTTTCCTATCCGCTGTCAGAGCCGAAAGAGATACTTGAATATCTTAGAAGTGCTATAGAGAAAGATTTTCCGGTGGCTCCGGATGTAAACTTTACCGTGAAATATGTACATAAGTCCCTGGAGGATTACCTTAGCCCGGCTATGTACCTGGTACCGGCAATTGATAATTATAACAACAATGTAATCTATATAAACAATAATCCTGCTTATGACCATCAGCAGATTTTCAGTACGTTGGCCCATGAAGGCTACCCCGGACACTTATACCAGTCTGTTTATTTCAGAAATACCAATCCACTCCCTTTAAGAAGCCTGCTGAACTTCAGCGGCTATGCAGAGGGCTGGGCAACCTATGTGGAATTCTATTCCTATCATATGGCTGGATTTGCAGAAGCCGCCTCCTCTTACTTAGATCATAGCATGGCAGCTAATATGGCCTTATACTGCCGTCTGGATTTGGGGGTAAATTATGAAGGCTGGACTGTAGCACAGACCGCCTCTTATCTGAAGCAGTTTGGTATTACCGATAAGTCCACTGCCCAGGTTTTATTCACAACAATGGTAGAAGAGCCAGCTCTTTATCCACAATACGGTGTTGGGTATCTGGAATTTATGGAGCTAAGAAATACTGCCGAAGAAAGTCTTGGCAGCAAATTTAATATAAAAGACTTTCATAAATTCGTTCTGGACATCGGACCCGCCCAGTTTAAAATTATTAACAAATACCTGGAAGGCTGGATTAAGGCACAGAACTAA
- a CDS encoding ABC transporter permease, with product MKKYLSFFRIRFTNGLQYRAAALAGVATQFAWGVLEILMFKAFYSYNQEAFPMDFSALCSYIWLQQALLSLYMVWFYENEIFDMIISGNVAYELCRPISIYKMWFVKNMASRLSKAALRAFPILLVAAFLPAPYGLALPKDITAALWFLFSLTAAFLVVIAFCMIIYICCFYMVSSLGIRIVAAALAEFLTGAVIPLPFFPEKVERIIRFLPFASMQNLPLRIYSGDVYGVQLYEGILLQLFWLMAMILVGKMLLSRALRRVTAFGG from the coding sequence GTGAAGAAATATCTGTCTTTTTTTCGAATACGGTTTACCAATGGGCTTCAATACAGAGCGGCTGCCCTGGCAGGTGTAGCAACCCAATTTGCCTGGGGAGTCCTGGAAATATTGATGTTTAAGGCTTTTTATTCCTATAATCAGGAGGCCTTTCCAATGGATTTTTCCGCACTTTGTTCTTATATCTGGCTGCAGCAGGCCTTATTATCCCTATACATGGTTTGGTTCTATGAAAATGAGATCTTTGACATGATAATCAGCGGTAATGTGGCTTATGAGTTATGCCGCCCCATATCAATCTATAAGATGTGGTTCGTAAAAAATATGGCTTCCAGGTTGTCAAAGGCGGCACTGAGGGCTTTTCCTATTCTGCTGGTAGCGGCCTTTCTTCCGGCTCCCTATGGCCTGGCTCTTCCGAAAGACATAACGGCAGCTCTATGGTTTCTGTTTTCCTTAACTGCTGCTTTTCTGGTGGTAATTGCTTTCTGCATGATTATATATATTTGCTGTTTCTACATGGTTTCCTCCCTGGGGATACGAATAGTGGCGGCTGCTTTGGCAGAATTTCTGACCGGCGCAGTTATACCTCTGCCCTTTTTTCCGGAGAAGGTCGAAAGAATCATAAGATTTCTACCTTTTGCCTCCATGCAGAATCTGCCCCTAAGAATTTATAGCGGAGATGTCTATGGTGTACAGTTGTATGAGGGAATCCTCTTGCAATTATTCTGGCTGATGGCAATGATTCTTGTTGGGAAGATGCTGCTGTCCAGAGCCTTAAGAAGAGTTACTGCCTTTGGAGGCTAA
- a CDS encoding ABC transporter permease — protein MGLYLKYLSIQVRSAMEYKTSFILTALGQFLVSFNVFLGIYFMFQRFHEVEGFTFHEVLLCFSVVLMQFALAECFARGFDAFPSVLSSGGFDRIMVRPRNEILQVLGTKIDLTRLGRMLQAVIMFIYGVYKSETDWNALRIITLIFMMVGGVAVFSGLFLLYAAICFFTLEGLEFMNILTDGAREHGKYPIAIYGKKVLLFCTFIVPYALIQYYPLLYVLGKSDKSWYMLLPLIAVLFLIPCYLFWKFGMRHYKSNGS, from the coding sequence ATGGGACTCTATTTAAAATATCTGTCCATTCAGGTCAGAAGCGCCATGGAATACAAGACTTCATTTATTCTGACTGCTTTGGGGCAGTTTCTTGTATCGTTTAATGTTTTTCTAGGCATATATTTTATGTTTCAGCGCTTTCATGAGGTAGAGGGTTTCACCTTTCATGAAGTTCTGTTATGTTTTTCGGTGGTTCTAATGCAATTTGCTCTGGCGGAGTGTTTTGCGAGAGGTTTTGATGCCTTCCCATCGGTGTTATCCAGCGGAGGCTTTGACCGTATAATGGTGCGCCCCAGAAATGAGATTCTGCAGGTTCTGGGTACCAAAATAGACCTTACCAGACTTGGACGTATGTTACAGGCGGTAATTATGTTTATTTACGGGGTATATAAGAGTGAAACAGATTGGAATGCATTAAGGATAATAACTTTGATCTTTATGATGGTGGGAGGAGTCGCAGTCTTCTCCGGTTTGTTCTTGCTTTATGCTGCTATCTGCTTTTTTACACTGGAGGGGTTAGAATTTATGAATATTCTGACTGACGGAGCCAGAGAGCATGGGAAGTATCCAATTGCAATCTATGGTAAGAAAGTGCTTTTATTCTGTACCTTTATAGTACCCTATGCCCTTATCCAATATTACCCTTTACTGTATGTGCTGGGTAAATCGGATAAGAGCTGGTATATGCTTCTTCCTTTAATTGCGGTACTGTTTTTGATTCCCTGCTATCTTTTCTGGAAGTTTGGCATGAGGCACTATAAATCAAACGGTTCGTAG
- a CDS encoding penicillin-binding transpeptidase domain-containing protein produces MKSKSENLRLIPIAAIFLFLILWLITVLYQLQILKENDLNTGIYTKKKEILVNSTRGNIYDRNGLLLAGNRTAYFVTLEDNTEYDSSRERQLALNGTASGLIKIFRKNGETLENTLPIALNANSEYIFTTDGTRLNRLRADIFGKTSPDKLTKKEAGTGSEELSQYLCNKFGIYEDMLDIYTEAELNQYGLSSRYEKEELLQLLGIRYMLWQNSSQKFIPLTLARDVSEQTVADILENSSVLKGVQIDTGSIRVYEGGEAFSNIIGYTGNISSEELDKTKEAGKDYTINSIVGKDGIEKYMEEDLKGSNGTKEVAINQAGRIQDILSVTDPVPGKDVYLSLDYHLQTAAYQLLEQHIAGILLDNLIDAVDFNKTGLSDSSDIRIPVYDVYYAFIKNNLLQLSSNETTDLSPLEKEISERLQRKLKEILKNLTSVSETAIPFNALSKECQLYEAYLADILFTEASPFLLPDISPKKSDLWLQWEEGTLSFMELLLAAVKADWINTSTLTRDQKYLDAKEAALLLAEKAANTLTADTEFHKLVYQQMLKTNLITPLEICQLLYLQGVLKEDEDYKRLINNELSPYSFIRKKIQNLEITPAQLALEPCSGSVVVTEAVTGKLLACVTYPGYDNNLLSGQESGTYYSYLLKDLSLPLYNRATQQLTAPGSTFKPITIAAGLEEKVITPATSVFCDGVFDKRSPHLRCWKRSGHGIIENPAKAIQNSCNDYLCEISYRLGSKDNNTYSEEQALKELKKYANLFHLDSKSGIEINESLPQVTNNYAIPSSIGQGTHNYTTVQLAAYVNILAEKGTAYRLSLLDKIADSSTGTESSFLPETKEKVQLSQSSWDTLTQGMLQYAQNNTLLKDMDVSVSGKTGTAQESKTKPNHALFIGYAPSDTPEISIAVRIANGYYSSNAVGVAKDVITCYFKPEEAAALLNGKAISNTAQRTD; encoded by the coding sequence ATGAAATCAAAATCTGAAAACCTACGGCTTATACCGATAGCTGCAATCTTTCTTTTTCTTATACTGTGGCTGATTACCGTCCTTTACCAGCTGCAGATTTTGAAGGAAAATGACCTTAATACGGGCATTTATACAAAAAAGAAGGAGATTCTCGTGAACAGCACCCGGGGGAATATTTATGATAGAAACGGTTTACTCCTGGCGGGCAACAGGACGGCTTATTTTGTTACCCTGGAGGACAACACAGAATATGACAGCAGCAGAGAACGGCAGCTTGCCTTAAATGGAACTGCTTCTGGTCTTATCAAAATTTTTAGAAAAAATGGAGAAACCCTTGAAAACACCTTACCAATAGCTCTTAATGCAAACAGCGAATATATCTTTACAACCGATGGTACCAGGCTGAACCGTCTGCGGGCTGATATCTTTGGAAAGACCAGCCCGGATAAGCTGACAAAAAAAGAAGCCGGCACAGGTTCAGAGGAACTCTCCCAGTATCTCTGCAATAAATTCGGTATCTATGAAGATATGCTGGACATTTATACAGAAGCTGAGCTGAACCAATATGGTCTTTCATCTCGTTATGAGAAAGAAGAGTTGCTTCAGTTACTGGGGATTCGCTATATGTTATGGCAGAACAGCAGCCAAAAATTTATACCTTTGACCCTTGCCAGGGACGTATCTGAGCAGACCGTGGCAGATATACTGGAAAACAGCTCTGTTCTAAAAGGTGTGCAGATAGATACCGGAAGTATACGCGTTTATGAGGGTGGTGAGGCCTTCTCAAACATTATAGGTTATACGGGTAATATTTCCTCGGAGGAACTTGATAAAACCAAGGAAGCCGGAAAAGACTATACTATAAACTCCATCGTCGGAAAGGACGGAATCGAAAAATACATGGAGGAGGATCTAAAAGGCAGTAATGGCACAAAGGAAGTAGCCATTAATCAGGCTGGCCGAATACAAGATATCCTTTCTGTAACTGACCCCGTGCCTGGCAAGGACGTCTATTTAAGTCTTGACTACCATCTGCAGACAGCCGCTTATCAACTTCTTGAGCAGCATATCGCAGGTATTCTGCTGGATAATCTCATAGATGCTGTAGATTTTAATAAAACCGGTCTGTCAGATTCCTCCGACATCCGTATACCGGTTTATGATGTATATTATGCTTTTATTAAAAACAACCTGTTGCAGCTCTCCTCAAACGAAACTACAGATCTCTCACCATTAGAAAAAGAAATCAGCGAACGGCTTCAAAGGAAACTAAAAGAAATACTAAAAAATCTGACCTCTGTCTCTGAAACTGCCATACCTTTTAATGCTTTATCAAAGGAATGCCAGCTTTATGAAGCCTATTTAGCTGACATTCTTTTCACTGAGGCATCCCCTTTCCTGCTCCCTGATATTTCTCCTAAGAAATCAGATCTCTGGCTTCAATGGGAGGAAGGAACGCTTTCCTTTATGGAACTCCTCTTAGCCGCGGTGAAAGCTGACTGGATTAACACCAGTACCCTAACCCGAGACCAGAAATACCTTGATGCAAAAGAAGCTGCCCTGCTACTGGCAGAAAAAGCGGCTAATACCCTTACTGCTGATACGGAGTTTCATAAACTGGTCTATCAGCAGATGCTAAAAACCAACCTGATTACTCCCCTGGAAATCTGCCAGCTCCTATACCTGCAGGGAGTTTTAAAGGAAGACGAGGATTACAAACGTTTAATAAATAATGAATTAAGCCCTTACTCTTTTATTCGAAAAAAAATACAGAATCTCGAAATAACCCCGGCGCAATTGGCCCTGGAACCCTGTAGCGGTTCTGTGGTGGTTACAGAGGCGGTCACCGGCAAACTGCTTGCTTGCGTAACCTATCCAGGTTATGACAACAATCTCCTGTCCGGGCAGGAAAGCGGAACCTACTACAGTTATCTGTTAAAGGACCTGTCTTTGCCGCTTTATAACCGTGCCACCCAACAGCTGACAGCTCCCGGCTCAACCTTTAAGCCCATTACCATAGCTGCCGGACTGGAAGAAAAGGTCATAACACCTGCCACCTCAGTCTTTTGCGACGGTGTATTTGATAAACGCTCTCCCCACCTCAGATGCTGGAAAAGAAGCGGACATGGTATAATAGAAAATCCTGCAAAAGCCATCCAGAACTCCTGCAATGACTATCTGTGCGAGATTTCTTACCGACTGGGCAGTAAGGATAACAACACCTATTCTGAAGAGCAGGCTCTTAAGGAATTAAAGAAATATGCAAACCTGTTCCATCTGGATAGCAAGTCCGGTATAGAAATAAATGAAAGCCTGCCTCAGGTAACAAACAACTATGCAATACCTTCCTCCATTGGTCAGGGCACTCATAACTATACCACAGTTCAATTGGCTGCATATGTAAATATCCTGGCAGAAAAAGGTACCGCCTACCGCCTGTCACTGCTGGATAAAATAGCAGACAGCAGCACCGGGACCGAAAGTTCCTTCTTACCTGAAACAAAGGAAAAAGTCCAACTCTCACAATCCAGTTGGGATACCCTTACACAAGGAATGCTGCAATATGCTCAAAACAATACCTTGTTAAAGGATATGGATGTCTCTGTATCCGGGAAAACCGGCACAGCACAGGAATCTAAGACCAAGCCAAACCATGCTCTGTTTATCGGCTATGCCCCAAGTGATACTCCTGAAATATCTATTGCCGTCAGAATAGCAAATGGTTATTATTCCAGTAATGCTGTTGGTGTAGCGAAGGATGTTATAACCTGTTATTTTAAGCCAGAAGAGGCAGCAGCACTATTAAACGGAAAAGCTATAAGCAATACTGCACAACGAACCGACTGA
- a CDS encoding BlaI/MecI/CopY family transcriptional regulator has product MKKLPQISEAEYEVMKIIWRYAPISTNEVTEKLTAETSWSPKTIQTMLKRLVQKEAISFHKESRVFVYTPLVKQTEYLEHENNHFLNRFYDGNLTSMLTSYLGSDSITERELEELRSLLKKTKGDKR; this is encoded by the coding sequence ATGAAAAAATTACCTCAGATATCAGAAGCAGAATATGAAGTTATGAAAATTATATGGAGATATGCACCCATCAGCACAAATGAGGTAACCGAGAAGCTGACAGCTGAAACCAGCTGGAGTCCTAAAACCATACAGACAATGTTAAAAAGGTTGGTTCAAAAAGAAGCCATAAGTTTTCATAAGGAGAGCAGAGTATTTGTTTATACACCATTAGTGAAGCAGACAGAGTATCTGGAGCATGAAAATAATCATTTTTTAAACCGTTTTTATGACGGTAACCTGACCTCTATGTTAACCAGCTATCTGGGAAGTGACAGTATCACGGAGAGAGAGCTGGAAGAGCTTCGCAGTCTGTTAAAGAAGACGAAAGGAGATAAGAGATGA
- a CDS encoding BlaR1 family beta-lactam sensor/signal transducer translates to MIAGFMVRFAIAVLVISFLVLLIIGVKKIAGKKLSPRTHYLIWFFLLIALTVPFLPGISLSYGSSFFPNLNTTLSPSPRSLTEEEKVVETADRGWMNNFVVSVGQERESVVYLIVGLVWILGILVMGTVTIASFLRLKRLFEASLPLQDAVIRRLFEECKKEAGIKKKIEICSSAYIKSPIVLGTFKPAVILPIQAVKEQSPEEIRYILLHELMHCRYLDIPINYWICLLRVLYWFHPLVWYALREVQNDREVACDASVLTLVGEEQAQAYGETLISYARSVSYPRFSTASAMGGSSRQISRRIKNIAAFQKESIWGHLRSRGILLLVGAAVLAVLPGLTTAASDDEVRLPDSYKVENSLGTYFAGYEGSFVMYDLNQETYTLYNEKDAIKRGSPDSTYKIYSALFALEKGVITGENSKLGWNNTKYPFDSWNKDQDLKTAMKYSVNWYFKALDEKCGLPYLKEKFEKIGYGNKDLSGGISGYWMESSLKISPLEQVELLTAFYRNDYDFNAENIKTVQEAMFLGETEEAALYGKTGTGAVEGKNINGWFLGYIEDQNNHYFFSVNLQKGADCSGSQAADIALKILKGLGIYGN, encoded by the coding sequence ATGATAGCAGGTTTTATGGTTCGCTTTGCTATTGCAGTACTGGTCATTTCCTTTCTTGTACTACTGATTATCGGTGTTAAAAAAATTGCAGGAAAAAAATTGTCTCCCAGAACACATTATCTTATCTGGTTCTTTCTGCTTATTGCACTTACAGTACCCTTTCTGCCGGGAATTTCTTTATCCTATGGCAGCAGCTTTTTTCCAAATTTAAATACCACCTTATCCCCTTCCCCAAGGAGCCTGACAGAGGAGGAAAAGGTTGTGGAGACAGCTGATAGAGGCTGGATGAATAATTTTGTGGTTTCAGTCGGACAGGAAAGGGAATCGGTCGTTTATCTCATAGTAGGCCTTGTGTGGATTTTGGGTATTCTGGTTATGGGAACGGTTACCATAGCTTCCTTTCTGCGGCTTAAGAGGCTGTTTGAGGCTTCCCTGCCCTTGCAGGATGCAGTGATAAGAAGGTTATTTGAAGAATGCAAAAAAGAGGCAGGTATAAAAAAGAAGATTGAAATATGTAGCAGTGCTTATATAAAATCCCCCATTGTCCTTGGTACCTTCAAACCAGCAGTGATTTTGCCTATTCAGGCGGTAAAAGAGCAGAGCCCTGAGGAAATCAGGTATATTCTGCTACATGAGTTGATGCATTGCAGGTACCTTGACATACCCATAAATTATTGGATATGTCTATTAAGAGTTCTCTACTGGTTCCATCCGCTGGTATGGTATGCATTAAGGGAAGTGCAAAATGACAGGGAGGTTGCCTGTGACGCTTCAGTACTGACACTGGTGGGAGAGGAACAAGCCCAGGCTTATGGCGAAACATTGATTTCATATGCCAGAAGTGTGTCTTATCCTCGCTTTTCCACTGCCTCTGCCATGGGAGGTTCTTCAAGACAGATAAGCAGACGTATTAAAAATATTGCAGCCTTTCAAAAAGAAAGTATATGGGGACATCTTAGAAGCAGGGGGATTCTACTGTTAGTGGGAGCAGCAGTGCTTGCTGTTCTGCCGGGACTCACTACGGCCGCCTCCGATGATGAGGTAAGACTTCCGGATTCCTATAAGGTAGAGAATAGTCTGGGGACCTATTTCGCAGGTTACGAGGGGAGCTTTGTGATGTATGACCTAAACCAGGAGACATATACTCTTTATAACGAAAAAGATGCCATAAAGAGGGGCTCTCCGGACTCCACCTATAAAATATACAGTGCTCTTTTTGCGTTGGAGAAGGGCGTTATAACCGGAGAGAATTCAAAGCTTGGCTGGAATAATACTAAATATCCTTTTGATTCCTGGAATAAGGACCAAGACCTGAAAACTGCCATGAAATATTCTGTTAACTGGTATTTTAAAGCCTTGGATGAAAAATGTGGATTACCATATCTAAAAGAAAAGTTTGAAAAAATTGGCTATGGTAATAAAGATTTGTCAGGAGGAATATCCGGCTACTGGATGGAGTCTTCTCTTAAGATCTCTCCCCTTGAGCAGGTAGAACTGCTGACGGCTTTTTACCGTAACGATTATGATTTTAATGCAGAGAATATAAAAACGGTGCAGGAGGCAATGTTTCTCGGAGAAACAGAGGAAGCCGCCCTGTATGGTAAAACCGGAACCGGAGCAGTGGAAGGAAAAAATATAAATGGCTGGTTCCTGGGTTATATAGAAGACCAGAATAACCATTATTTCTTTTCTGTAAACCTGCAAAAGGGAGCTGACTGCAGCGGCAGTCAGGCCGCAGACATTGCACTCAAGATACTGAAAGGTCTTGGGATATATGGAAATTAA
- a CDS encoding ABC transporter ATP-binding protein: MIEVSHITKTFQVARRSAGLKEAMKAFVHREYQEVKALDDISFTIEDGEMVGYIGPNGAGKSSTIKVLSGILTPDGGNCLINGRVPWKERVRHVKEIGVVFGQRSQLWWDVPILDSFELIKDIYQVEEKDYKKNLEELTELLDLKDILRTPARQLSLGQRMRCEIGASLLHNPKILFLDEPTIGLDAVSKIAVRNFILERNRDHGTTVILTTHDMQDIEALTQRILLIGKGKILLDGRLGEVRERFSRDKLITVQYSGKKPVLRDGMTEALKVHTTKESAIEGILTVAVDTEILKVSEAIACLTSQTEISDISVAGTSLDEVVVQLYKQYEI; this comes from the coding sequence ATGATTGAGGTAAGTCATATTACCAAGACCTTTCAGGTTGCAAGGCGCAGTGCAGGTCTAAAAGAAGCCATGAAGGCTTTTGTGCACAGAGAGTATCAGGAGGTGAAAGCTCTTGATGATATTTCATTTACCATTGAAGATGGTGAGATGGTTGGTTATATAGGGCCAAATGGAGCAGGCAAGAGCAGTACCATTAAAGTATTGAGCGGTATTCTTACTCCGGATGGGGGAAACTGCTTGATTAACGGCAGGGTTCCCTGGAAGGAACGGGTACGCCATGTAAAGGAGATCGGTGTCGTATTCGGACAACGTTCCCAGCTTTGGTGGGATGTACCTATTTTGGATTCCTTTGAGCTGATAAAGGACATATATCAGGTGGAGGAGAAAGACTACAAAAAGAATCTGGAGGAATTAACGGAGCTTCTGGATCTGAAAGATATCCTCAGAACGCCGGCAAGGCAGCTTTCCTTAGGCCAGAGGATGCGGTGTGAGATTGGAGCTTCCCTTTTGCATAATCCCAAAATACTCTTTTTGGACGAGCCTACCATTGGGCTGGATGCGGTTTCAAAGATTGCAGTGAGGAACTTTATTTTGGAGAGAAACCGTGACCATGGAACTACGGTTATCTTGACGACCCATGATATGCAGGACATAGAAGCCCTTACCCAGAGAATACTTTTAATCGGTAAAGGTAAAATTCTTCTGGATGGCAGGCTGGGGGAAGTAAGGGAGCGTTTTTCCAGGGACAAGCTGATAACGGTGCAATACTCCGGTAAGAAGCCTGTTTTAAGAGATGGCATGACGGAAGCCTTAAAGGTCCATACCACGAAGGAATCCGCAATAGAGGGAATTCTTACAGTTGCAGTAGATACAGAGATTCTTAAAGTCTCTGAGGCGATTGCCTGCTTGACGTCTCAGACGGAAATATCTGATATTTCCGTGGCAGGAACATCACTTGATGAAGTGGTCGTACAGCTTTATAAGCAGTATGAAATATAG